In the Fusarium oxysporum f. sp. lycopersici 4287 chromosome 9, whole genome shotgun sequence genome, one interval contains:
- a CDS encoding CPA1 family monovalent cation:H+ antiporter, producing MLLIIAFFTSYMLQMKKVTAIHETVISIFAGMVVGLVLMIASGDSIRNMISFDYQIFFNLLLPPIILSSGYELHQANFFRNIGTILTFAFAGTFLSAVVIGLILYIFTLLPGSLGMTFVDAISVGATLSATDPVTILAIFNTYKVDPKLYTIIFGESILNDAIAIVIFETAQKYKKGEAANLGIVSFFEGTGIFLLVFFCSMFIGFIVGVGTALLLKFTYLRRIPKIESCLIVLIAYATYFFSHGLHMSGIVSLLFCGITLKHYAYFNMSRRTQLTTKFIFQILSQLSENFIFIYLGLALFTDNNLSFQPPLIIVTILAVCAARWVAVFPLSKAINWFIRYRASRRGQEVGDELPYNYQAMLYWAGLRGAVGVALAALLTGDNAPALRATVLVVVVLTVIIFGGTTARMLEILGIRTGVVEEVDSDDEFDIETFGGGLQVKRSGTGIGYNPRRNGSVALGSLEAGQSASYVSGASSPHTGGRPVSKSRKNSIPERSDLLRHNDDSDIGSDIDVSDLPPPARRSPLPRASTAPPSRVDSAYATPTTETPGGQPITATNALRQLWSSEDPASVFHHLDEDFIKPRLLLQGDGSRGGHGGPS from the exons ATGCTGCTCATTATTGCTTTCTTCACAAGCTATATGctgcagatgaagaaggtcaCTGCTATACATGAAACGGTTATATCCATCTTTGCTG GAATGGTTGTTGGGCTTGTCTTGATGATAGCTTCTGGCGACTCTATTCGCAACATGATCAGTTTCGACTACCAAATCTTCTTTAACCTTCTTCTGCCACCTATTATTCTATCCTCGGGTTATGAGCTACATCAGGCCAACTTCTTCCGCAACATTGGTACcatcttgacctttgccTTTGCTGGAACCTTTCTGTCGGCTGTCGTCATTGGCTTGATCCTGTACATCTTTACACTCCTCCCCGGATCGCTGGGCATGACCTTTGTCGATGCGATTTCCGTGGGCGCAACTCTCTCCGCTACTGACCCTGTCACTATTCTCGCAATCTTCAACACCTACAAGGTTGACCCCAAGCTGTATACCATCATATTTGGAGAGTCGATTCTCAATGATGCTATTGCCATTGTCATTTTCGAAACTGCGCAGAAGTacaagaagggcgaggctGCTAATCTTGGCATCGTCAGCTTCTTCGAAGGTACAGGAATCTTTTTgctcgtcttcttctgcagcaTGTTTATTGGCTTCATTGTTGGCGTGGGCACTGCTTTGCTGCTTAAGTTTACCTACCTTCGCCGTATTCCCAAGATTGAGAGTTGTTTGATTGTCTTGATCGCCTACGCCACttacttcttctctcacGGCCTTCATATGTCTG GTATTGTGTCGCTGCTTTTCTGCGGTATTACACTTAAGCACTATGCCTATTTCAACATGTCACGCCGAACTCAACTCACCACCAAGTTCATCTTTCAAATCTTATCGCAGTTGTCTGAGAACTTCATATTCATTTACCTGGGGCTGGCTTTGTTCACAGACAACAACCTTTCATTCCAGCCGCCTCTCATCATTGTCACTATTCTGGCTGTCTGTGCTGCCAGATGGGTCGCTGTATTCCCTTTGTCCAAGGCTATTAACTGGTTCATTCGATATCGCGCCAGCAGACGCGGTCAAGAGGTTGGCGATGAGCTGCCCTACAACTACCAGGCCATGCTCTACTGGGCTGGCCTCCGTGGAGCTGTCGGCGTGGCGCTTGCTGCTTTGCTCACTGGCGACAACGCGCCCGCACTTAGAGCTACTGTTCTGGTTGTTGTCGTGCTTACTGTCATCATTTTTGGTGGTACGACTGCTCGAATGCTTGAGATCCTGGGTATTCGGACTGgcgttgttgaagaagtcgacagcgacgatgagTTCGATATCGAGACCTTTGGCGGAGGCCTTCAGGTCAAGCGTTCAGGAACAGGGATCGGATATAATCCTCGCCGGAATGGCAGCGTCGCCCTTGGCAGTCTCGAAGCTGGCCAGTCTGCTAGTTATGTCTCAGGCGCCTCGTCTCCGCACACTGGTGGCCGCCCTGTTAGCAAGAGTCGAAAGAACTCTATCCCGGAGCGATCTGATCTCCTTCGCCATAACGATGATTCCGACATTGGTAGCGATATTGACGTCTCCGACCTGCCTCCGCCAGCCCGACGATCACCACTGCCACGGGCTAGCACCGCTCCTCCATCTCGAGTAGACAGTGCATATGCAACTCCCACGACAGAGACACCCGGTGGCCAACCTATAACAGCAACCAATGCCCTCCGACAGCTCTGGTCCTCGGAGGATCCTGCCAGTGTGTTCCACCATCTAGACGAGGACTTCATCAAGCCCAGGCTACTGCTTCAAGGTGATGGCTCTAGGGGCGGGCACGGTGGACCAAGCTGA
- a CDS encoding CPA1 family monovalent cation:H+ antiporter, whose translation MASARFVGMGFQLLKRATDEESDPEEGDSAQKELFAAWALFISIMLLIIAFFTSYMLQMKKVTAIHETVISIFAGMVVGLVLMIASGDSIRNMISFDYQIFFNLLLPPIILSSGYELHQANFFRNIGTILTFAFAGTFLSAVVIGLILYIFTLLPGSLGMTFVDAISVGATLSATDPVTILAIFNTYKVDPKLYTIIFGESILNDAIAIVIFETAQKYKKGEAANLGIVSFFEGTGIFLLVFFCSMFIGFIVGVGTALLLKFTYLRRIPKIESCLIVLIAYATYFFSHGLHMSGIVSLLFCGITLKHYAYFNMSRRTQLTTKFIFQILSQLSENFIFIYLGLALFTDNNLSFQPPLIIVTILAVCAARWVAVFPLSKAINWFIRYRASRRGQEVGDELPYNYQAMLYWAGLRGAVGVALAALLTGDNAPALRATVLVVVVLTVIIFGGTTARMLEILGIRTGVVEEVDSDDEFDIETFGGGLQVKRSGTGIGYNPRRNGSVALGSLEAGQSASYVSGASSPHTGGRPVSKSRKNSIPERSDLLRHNDDSDIGSDIDVSDLPPPARRSPLPRASTAPPSRVDSAYATPTTETPGGQPITATNALRQLWSSEDPASVFHHLDEDFIKPRLLLQGDGSRGGHGGPS comes from the exons ATGGCTTCCGCAAGATTCGTTGGAATGGGCTTCCAGCTCCTTA AGCGAGCGACCGATGAAGAGAGCGATCCTGAGG AGGGTGACTCTGCTCAGAAGGAATTGTTCGCGGCATGGGCGCTCTTCATCTCGATTATGCTGCTCATTATTGCTTTCTTCACAAGCTATATGctgcagatgaagaaggtcaCTGCTATACATGAAACGGTTATATCCATCTTTGCTG GAATGGTTGTTGGGCTTGTCTTGATGATAGCTTCTGGCGACTCTATTCGCAACATGATCAGTTTCGACTACCAAATCTTCTTTAACCTTCTTCTGCCACCTATTATTCTATCCTCGGGTTATGAGCTACATCAGGCCAACTTCTTCCGCAACATTGGTACcatcttgacctttgccTTTGCTGGAACCTTTCTGTCGGCTGTCGTCATTGGCTTGATCCTGTACATCTTTACACTCCTCCCCGGATCGCTGGGCATGACCTTTGTCGATGCGATTTCCGTGGGCGCAACTCTCTCCGCTACTGACCCTGTCACTATTCTCGCAATCTTCAACACCTACAAGGTTGACCCCAAGCTGTATACCATCATATTTGGAGAGTCGATTCTCAATGATGCTATTGCCATTGTCATTTTCGAAACTGCGCAGAAGTacaagaagggcgaggctGCTAATCTTGGCATCGTCAGCTTCTTCGAAGGTACAGGAATCTTTTTgctcgtcttcttctgcagcaTGTTTATTGGCTTCATTGTTGGCGTGGGCACTGCTTTGCTGCTTAAGTTTACCTACCTTCGCCGTATTCCCAAGATTGAGAGTTGTTTGATTGTCTTGATCGCCTACGCCACttacttcttctctcacGGCCTTCATATGTCTG GTATTGTGTCGCTGCTTTTCTGCGGTATTACACTTAAGCACTATGCCTATTTCAACATGTCACGCCGAACTCAACTCACCACCAAGTTCATCTTTCAAATCTTATCGCAGTTGTCTGAGAACTTCATATTCATTTACCTGGGGCTGGCTTTGTTCACAGACAACAACCTTTCATTCCAGCCGCCTCTCATCATTGTCACTATTCTGGCTGTCTGTGCTGCCAGATGGGTCGCTGTATTCCCTTTGTCCAAGGCTATTAACTGGTTCATTCGATATCGCGCCAGCAGACGCGGTCAAGAGGTTGGCGATGAGCTGCCCTACAACTACCAGGCCATGCTCTACTGGGCTGGCCTCCGTGGAGCTGTCGGCGTGGCGCTTGCTGCTTTGCTCACTGGCGACAACGCGCCCGCACTTAGAGCTACTGTTCTGGTTGTTGTCGTGCTTACTGTCATCATTTTTGGTGGTACGACTGCTCGAATGCTTGAGATCCTGGGTATTCGGACTGgcgttgttgaagaagtcgacagcgacgatgagTTCGATATCGAGACCTTTGGCGGAGGCCTTCAGGTCAAGCGTTCAGGAACAGGGATCGGATATAATCCTCGCCGGAATGGCAGCGTCGCCCTTGGCAGTCTCGAAGCTGGCCAGTCTGCTAGTTATGTCTCAGGCGCCTCGTCTCCGCACACTGGTGGCCGCCCTGTTAGCAAGAGTCGAAAGAACTCTATCCCGGAGCGATCTGATCTCCTTCGCCATAACGATGATTCCGACATTGGTAGCGATATTGACGTCTCCGACCTGCCTCCGCCAGCCCGACGATCACCACTGCCACGGGCTAGCACCGCTCCTCCATCTCGAGTAGACAGTGCATATGCAACTCCCACGACAGAGACACCCGGTGGCCAACCTATAACAGCAACCAATGCCCTCCGACAGCTCTGGTCCTCGGAGGATCCTGCCAGTGTGTTCCACCATCTAGACGAGGACTTCATCAAGCCCAGGCTACTGCTTCAAGGTGATGGCTCTAGGGGCGGGCACGGTGGACCAAGCTGA
- a CDS encoding CPA1 family monovalent cation:H+ antiporter: MKRLYPSLLVRSLKSTTGDQWLTCLLLAGMVVGLVLMIASGDSIRNMISFDYQIFFNLLLPPIILSSGYELHQANFFRNIGTILTFAFAGTFLSAVVIGLILYIFTLLPGSLGMTFVDAISVGATLSATDPVTILAIFNTYKVDPKLYTIIFGESILNDAIAIVIFETAQKYKKGEAANLGIVSFFEGTGIFLLVFFCSMFIGFIVGVGTALLLKFTYLRRIPKIESCLIVLIAYATYFFSHGLHMSGIVSLLFCGITLKHYAYFNMSRRTQLTTKFIFQILSQLSENFIFIYLGLALFTDNNLSFQPPLIIVTILAVCAARWVAVFPLSKAINWFIRYRASRRGQEVGDELPYNYQAMLYWAGLRGAVGVALAALLTGDNAPALRATVLVVVVLTVIIFGGTTARMLEILGIRTGVVEEVDSDDEFDIETFGGGLQVKRSGTGIGYNPRRNGSVALGSLEAGQSASYVSGASSPHTGGRPVSKSRKNSIPERSDLLRHNDDSDIGSDIDVSDLPPPARRSPLPRASTAPPSRVDSAYATPTTETPGGQPITATNALRQLWSSEDPASVFHHLDEDFIKPRLLLQGDGSRGGHGGPS; this comes from the exons ATGAAACGGTTATATCCATCTTTGCTGGTGCGCTCCCTGAAATCAACTACCGGGGATCAATGGCTTACATGTCTTCTCCTTGCAGGAATGGTTGTTGGGCTTGTCTTGATGATAGCTTCTGGCGACTCTATTCGCAACATGATCAGTTTCGACTACCAAATCTTCTTTAACCTTCTTCTGCCACCTATTATTCTATCCTCGGGTTATGAGCTACATCAGGCCAACTTCTTCCGCAACATTGGTACcatcttgacctttgccTTTGCTGGAACCTTTCTGTCGGCTGTCGTCATTGGCTTGATCCTGTACATCTTTACACTCCTCCCCGGATCGCTGGGCATGACCTTTGTCGATGCGATTTCCGTGGGCGCAACTCTCTCCGCTACTGACCCTGTCACTATTCTCGCAATCTTCAACACCTACAAGGTTGACCCCAAGCTGTATACCATCATATTTGGAGAGTCGATTCTCAATGATGCTATTGCCATTGTCATTTTCGAAACTGCGCAGAAGTacaagaagggcgaggctGCTAATCTTGGCATCGTCAGCTTCTTCGAAGGTACAGGAATCTTTTTgctcgtcttcttctgcagcaTGTTTATTGGCTTCATTGTTGGCGTGGGCACTGCTTTGCTGCTTAAGTTTACCTACCTTCGCCGTATTCCCAAGATTGAGAGTTGTTTGATTGTCTTGATCGCCTACGCCACttacttcttctctcacGGCCTTCATATGTCTG GTATTGTGTCGCTGCTTTTCTGCGGTATTACACTTAAGCACTATGCCTATTTCAACATGTCACGCCGAACTCAACTCACCACCAAGTTCATCTTTCAAATCTTATCGCAGTTGTCTGAGAACTTCATATTCATTTACCTGGGGCTGGCTTTGTTCACAGACAACAACCTTTCATTCCAGCCGCCTCTCATCATTGTCACTATTCTGGCTGTCTGTGCTGCCAGATGGGTCGCTGTATTCCCTTTGTCCAAGGCTATTAACTGGTTCATTCGATATCGCGCCAGCAGACGCGGTCAAGAGGTTGGCGATGAGCTGCCCTACAACTACCAGGCCATGCTCTACTGGGCTGGCCTCCGTGGAGCTGTCGGCGTGGCGCTTGCTGCTTTGCTCACTGGCGACAACGCGCCCGCACTTAGAGCTACTGTTCTGGTTGTTGTCGTGCTTACTGTCATCATTTTTGGTGGTACGACTGCTCGAATGCTTGAGATCCTGGGTATTCGGACTGgcgttgttgaagaagtcgacagcgacgatgagTTCGATATCGAGACCTTTGGCGGAGGCCTTCAGGTCAAGCGTTCAGGAACAGGGATCGGATATAATCCTCGCCGGAATGGCAGCGTCGCCCTTGGCAGTCTCGAAGCTGGCCAGTCTGCTAGTTATGTCTCAGGCGCCTCGTCTCCGCACACTGGTGGCCGCCCTGTTAGCAAGAGTCGAAAGAACTCTATCCCGGAGCGATCTGATCTCCTTCGCCATAACGATGATTCCGACATTGGTAGCGATATTGACGTCTCCGACCTGCCTCCGCCAGCCCGACGATCACCACTGCCACGGGCTAGCACCGCTCCTCCATCTCGAGTAGACAGTGCATATGCAACTCCCACGACAGAGACACCCGGTGGCCAACCTATAACAGCAACCAATGCCCTCCGACAGCTCTGGTCCTCGGAGGATCCTGCCAGTGTGTTCCACCATCTAGACGAGGACTTCATCAAGCCCAGGCTACTGCTTCAAGGTGATGGCTCTAGGGGCGGGCACGGTGGACCAAGCTGA
- a CDS encoding ADP-ribosylation factor like protein 1, which translates to MYHLAKGIYLYATSKEEYSVILLGLDNAGKTTFHEQVKSMFLPNRPDPKLKTVPTVGQNVSTIPLQDMYLKLWDVGGQHSLRKLWESYYASCHAIVFIIDSTDIGDGNIEHDENVGRLEECRLVLEDVLQHSETEGVPLLILANKQDREDCVETIRIKEGLVKKVMEGDKGSAVRDSRVLAMSALTGDGVREAIEWVRTRVQWNKESRPPVMR; encoded by the exons ATGTATCACCTCGCCAAAGGCATTTACCTCTATGCGACCAGCAAAGAAG AATACTCTGTAATTCTTCTAGGTCTTGACAATGCCGGCAAAACCACCTTTCACGAACAAGTCAAGTCCATGTTCCTACCAAATAGACCCGACCCGAAGCTCAAGACAGTACCCACCGTAGGCCAGAACGTTTCGACGATACCCCTACAAGACATGTACCTCAAGCTTTGGGACGTAGGCGGTCAGCACTCGCTCCGAAAGCTCTGGGAGAGTTACTATGCAAGCTGCCATGCTAtagtcttcatcatcgacagcaCAGATATTGGCGACGGAAACATTGAGCATGACGAGAACGTTGGCAGACTGGAGGAGTGTCGGCTAGTCCTCGAGGACGTCCTACAACACTCTGAAACTGAAGGGGTACCACTTCTAATTCTAGCAAACAAACAGGATCGCGAGGATTGCGTCGAGACAATACGCATCAAGGAGGGTCTAGTAAAGAAGGTTATGGAGGGAGACAAGGGCTCCGCTGTCCGCGACTCTCGTGTGCTGGCCATGAGTGCTCTTACTGGCGACGGGGTCCGAGAAGCTATCGAGTGGGTAAGGACAAGAGTACAATGGAACAAAGAGTCTCGACCGCCTGTGATGCGGTAG
- a CDS encoding exosome complex component RRP45 — MPREAEPSLPERTFVTQALDEGLRLDGRKFDEFRPLELTFGDEYGVAEVKYGKTRVLAKVSAEVTVPYSDRPFDGVFTITSELSPMVAPSYEVNRPSLEEVLLSRLLEKTIRRSGALDTESLCLIAGQKCWSIRVDLHVLTHDGNLTDAACLAVVAALRHFRKPDSSIEGENLTIYTPAEREPVPLSWLHSPFCVTFSFFGEDGSQVLVDTNWLEEQLRVSHCTYSLNKHGEICQIAKLGGTSLDAPLFIQCAQGALNRSKELSDLVDSKLAEDAKRRDKGGLMAELTAENDR; from the exons ATGCCTCGTGAAGCTGAACCTTCTCTTCCTGAGAGGACTTTTGTCACCCAAGCTCTCGATGAAGGTTTGCGATTAGACGGGCGCAAATTCGACGAGTTTCGACCTCTTGAACTCACCTTTGGAGATGAATATGGAGTTGCGGAAGTCAAGTATGGAAAAACAAG AGTTCTAGCAAAAGTCTCAGCAGAAGTCACCGTGCCATACTCAGACCGTCCCTTTGACGGAGTTTTCACAATCACATCAGAACTCAGTCCCATGGTTGCCCCTTCGTATGAGGTCAACCGCCCTTCGCTCGAGGAGGTTCTTCTCTCCAGGCTTCTCGAGAAAACAATCAGAAGATCTGGTGCGCTAGACACCGAGTCACTATGCCTCATCGCCGGCCAGAAATGTTGGTCTATCAGAGTCGATCTTCACGTCCTCACGCATGACGGAAACCTCACAGACGCGGCTTGTTTAGCAGTTGTTGCAGCTCTTCGACATTTCCGCAAGCCTGATTCCAGCATTGAGGGAGAAAACCTCACCATCTACACACCTGCTGAGCGAGAGCCCGTGCCTCTAAGCTGGCTACACTCCCCTTTCTGTGTCACCTTCAGCTTCTTTGGCGAAGATGGAAGCCAAGTCCTCGTTGATACCAACTGGCTTGAGGAGCAACTGCGAGTTTCTCACTGCACATACAGTCTCAACAAGCATGGCGAGATTTGTCAGATTGCCAAACTGGGAGGAACTTCTCTTGACGCACCACTCTTCATCCAGTGTGCTCAAGGAGCACTCAACCGATCTAAGGAGCTATCTGACCTAGTGGATAGTAAGCTGGCTGAGGACGCAAAGCGAAGGGACAAAGGAGGGCTCATGGCTGAGTTGACAGCCGAGAATGACAGGTGA